The following are encoded together in the Fodinibius salinus genome:
- the serC gene encoding 3-phosphoserine/phosphohydroxythreonine transaminase, giving the protein MDRVHNFSAGPATLPLEVLKKAKSEFTEYQEMGRSVMEISHRSAEYTEIDHQAKSRLRDLLNLGTDFEIMFLQGGASSQFMMVPFNFLRDDQTADYIDTGRWSKKAIREAKIFGNVHRPFSSRESGYDSVPTDDELNLSEDPAYVHYTSNNTVAGTQFADEPETNGVPLVCDASSDFLAKPIDVSKYGLIYAGAQKNVGPAGVTIVIVRKDFLEQAITEDVPTILQYQTHAEKIFNTPPTYNVYMVNLVLEWIEEQGGLSYFEKFNKEKATLVYDEIDADDFYRGAVDKDSRSLMNATFRLPTEQLEQKFLGEAAEHNLLALKGHRSVGGIRASMYNACPRESVETLIQFMRDFRKNNG; this is encoded by the coding sequence ATGGATCGCGTTCATAACTTTAGCGCCGGACCTGCAACATTGCCTCTTGAAGTACTTAAAAAAGCAAAAAGTGAATTTACCGAATACCAAGAGATGGGACGATCGGTGATGGAAATCAGCCACCGCAGCGCCGAATACACCGAAATTGACCATCAGGCCAAATCACGGCTGCGGGATCTGCTAAACCTCGGCACCGATTTTGAAATTATGTTTCTGCAGGGTGGTGCCAGCTCACAATTTATGATGGTTCCATTTAATTTTCTGCGCGATGACCAAACAGCTGACTATATTGATACCGGCCGATGGTCAAAAAAAGCCATCAGAGAGGCAAAGATTTTTGGCAATGTCCACCGGCCATTTAGCAGCAGAGAGTCGGGATACGACAGTGTCCCCACCGATGATGAGCTAAATCTCAGTGAAGACCCTGCCTATGTACATTACACTTCTAATAATACTGTGGCCGGCACTCAGTTTGCCGACGAACCGGAGACCAATGGTGTCCCGCTTGTTTGCGATGCTTCATCCGACTTTCTGGCAAAACCAATAGATGTGTCGAAATATGGACTGATTTATGCCGGCGCCCAAAAAAATGTAGGTCCTGCCGGAGTAACTATTGTTATCGTACGCAAAGATTTTCTTGAACAAGCAATTACCGAAGACGTGCCTACAATTCTCCAGTACCAGACGCATGCTGAAAAGATTTTCAACACGCCTCCTACCTATAACGTGTATATGGTCAACCTGGTGTTGGAATGGATTGAAGAGCAGGGCGGGCTTTCATACTTCGAGAAATTCAATAAAGAGAAAGCTACTCTTGTATATGATGAAATCGACGCCGATGATTTTTATCGCGGAGCAGTCGATAAAGATTCGCGATCACTTATGAACGCTACTTTTCGCTTGCCCACCGAACAGCTGGAGCAAAAATTTCTTGGCGAAGCTGCTGAACATAATCTTCTGGCACTTAAGGGACACCGCAGTGTCGGTGGTATCAGGGCCAGTATGTATAATGCTTGTCCACGCGAAAGTGTAGAAACACTGATACAATTTATGCGAGACTTTCGGAAGAATAACGGGTAG